A region of the Callithrix jacchus isolate 240 chromosome 5, calJac240_pri, whole genome shotgun sequence genome:
tgTGATATTTTGAAAGGTGTATATAATGTGTGATGATCAAAGAAGGGTGATTAGCACAGCTGTCACCTCACTTTTCTGTGTCGGAAACATTCAAAAACCTactcttttagctatttgaaaatatacaaccaATTGTTGACAATTATAGACATCCTCTAGTGCTATAGACACAAGGATTTATTCCGCCTATCCAGCTGTGCTTTTGAATCTGTTAACACACTCTGGCTATCCCCTAACCCTCAACACACTTCCCTACCTCTAATAATCACGGTTCTACTCTCTATGTCTTGAGGTCAACTTGAGAATATGCAGcgtttctttctgtgcctgacttatttcacttcacaGAACGTCCTCTAAGctcatccatgctgctgcaagcAATGGGATTAgagaatttttgttctttttcttcttcttctttgaaacggagccttgctctgtcaccagtctggagtgcagtggtgcgatctcagctcactgcaacctctgcctcccaggttcaaacaattctcctgcctcagcctcccaagtagctgggactacaggcgcaagctaccaggcccagctaatttttgtatttttggtagagacaaggtttcctcatgttggccaggatgatctcaatctcttgacctcataatccgtccgcctcagcctccgaaagtgctgggattacagtcataagccaccatgcccagccgaatttgttcctttttgtggctaaatagtattccactgtgtatatatgtCACACACTCTTTATCTTACAGTGGACTATAATTTTATTCAACCTtaacaaagaaggaaatcctgccatattCAACCACATGGATGCATCTTGAGGACATTATAGTAACTAAAATAAGACAGACACAGGGGGATGAAGGCTGCATGGTTCTGTTACATGCTGTAGCTAAACTAGTCAAAGTCAGAAGCCAAAAGTAAAACAGTGGTAGCTGGGGGCTGGTGgaggagtgggagggggagctgctGTTCAATGGGCGTGGTTTAGTCATGCAAAGTGAAAAAGTTCTAGAATTCTGCTGTACAGCAATGTGCATATAATCAGGAATATTGTTCTGCACACCTAAGAGTTTGTTAAGAGGGCAGATTTCATGTTACGTGtttcttctttgttcatttttaaccacaatttttaaaaaggggaagaagaaggaacCCATGTCCCCGCCCTGGTGAGAGCCTTCCCACTGCTGTTTCTTTACTATATCTCTTTACTGCCCCTGGCCAGCTGCCCTTGGCTCTGAACTTCCTCTGTGGCTGTGCAGTTGTTCAGAAGTAAAGGCCTGTGGGAAGGGCCCCATGGGGAAGGAGAAGTTGTGCTTTTCTCTTCAAAGAGCAAGAGAGCTACACCTGcccactaccttttttttttttttttttttttgtgatggagtctcattctgtcacccaggctggagtgcagtggcacgatctcagctcactgcaacctccacttcccgggttcaagtgatcctcttgcatcagcctcccgagtagctgggactacaggtgtgtgccaccacacccagctaattgttgtatttttagtagatacggtggtttcgctatgttggctaggctggtcttgaactcctgacctcaggtgatccaactgcctcagtctcccaaagtgctgggattacaggtgggagccaccatgcctggcccatcacTAACTTTAGGTTCCATAGCGTGAAAATCAGCATATGACAAATCCTCATGGCCTGTGGCTATTTAAGGGCATGAGGGTGTGGCGCCAGGCTCCTGATTGAAATGCATTTGCTGGAAAATGCAATGCCAGCACTAGCAGCTTAtttattgactttctgtctttttctctacCCTAGAGAAAGGGCATATTAGGCAAGCCTTGCTTGTCAGCTTGCGTTGGAACCCCAAGGGATGTTTCCTAGAAACGTGTACGTGGGGTGGTGGTGAGAGGGCGTGTGTGGTGGGTGGTAGTTGGGCAGACAATAGATGCCTACTCGACTTCAGTGCATTCTTGTTGATGGACCCACAAGAATAATAACCCAGCTAGCTCCAAGAAGATTGAAGGATTCATTGGCAGAGCGGTGGCATCCTTCCTGGGTCTGGCTGGATCTTCAGAAGGCTGAATCCAGGAAAGCATTCCGGAAGGCAGGGCCCTGGGGCTGGTAGACTGTGGGTCTTGGTCCCCCCAGAATGACTCAGGGGGTCTTAGCCTGGCTTGAACTCTCCTTTCTGGCCATTATGGAATTTTTAGGCCCATCATATCCAGAGTCCTAAATTCAGTTCAAAATCAGAGAAAGTTTCTCTTTGGCTGAAGGACAACAAGAGGGGATTATAGAGTCCCAATGGGAAGCGGAGGCTCCAGGTGCCGTGCTAGGGACCAAAGGGTCCCCTCTCCCTTATCCACTGCTGACAGTCAGGGATCCCTATTAGAACCAAGGGTAGGATGGAGGCGTCCTCATGGGTGTCCAAAGGGCAGCATTCCCAacatgtgtggtgtgtctgtgtgtgggcaGCTGGGGGCAGGAGCACATCTCACATGGGGCTGGTTCTTCTCCCAAGAAGTGAAGTTCCCTTTGGTGTGGGGATCTGTCACCCATGCAGCACAAAGTGACCCTATTTGAGGGTGTCATTGCAGCGGGTGAAGCTCATGAGGAGACAGCACCACTTCCCTAGGACACTTTTCATTAGTAACATGATTTCAACATCACTGAAAAGGGAGGGTGCCATTTCCTGTGACAGTTTTCATTATTGCCTTCCCCACCTGGAGGCGGTTCTCGAAGCCCAAGAGCCTctttgggaggtgggggagtGGGCAGGGAGCTTGGGgtgccaggaggaggaggtgggaggaggaagccAAGCACTAGCGTGGGCCGGGGAGACTCCCATTGCCTCCTCAGCCCTGTGGACTCAGAGCCGTGTCCTCCCAGGGGAGAGGGTTCATCCAGCCCCTCGTGCCCCAGAACCAGGAACTCAGCCCAGAATCACCCTCCTTGTGCATGGGATCAGTCGGTTTTCCTATGAACACAAGTCATCAAAATCCAACTTTAccaggaaaaacattttttttttttttttggctaaataACAATTCCATTATTTTGAAGGCTTTCTTTTCCTACAGTTTATTCCCTCACTAGATTTCAAGTAATAGgaacataaaggaaaaatattttttaaaaatgatctgtCAGGCTCTCAGGCAAAGACAGTGTTGAGCTGGGCTCTGGAATGATGGAAATCTAGGGCTGGGGAGTCTCCTCCAACCTCTCTCTGTATTTTGGCCCCAGGCTCTGTGCCCAAGTTATTCCAGCAGTAGGGACACAGTCGTCCACTGCTTGAGCTCCATCTCTACAGCTCCTGATCAAGAAAACAGGTGCTGACACTCCAGGAGGCGATGGGGGCTCAGGAGAGGCCCCAGCTAAGTCCCTAAGCTATGCAGAACAGGCAGGTACCCACCAGCTCCACGACCAGGGTGGAGGCCCAGGGCCCCATCTCAGTGGCTGCATCCCAAGGACTCGGAGATGTTCCTTCCACAATCCAGGTCTCTTCTGGAAATGCAGTCCAGGGCAGGAAGGCTCTAAAGATCCACCTCTCTAAGCAGCCATGTCTTTGTTCAGATGTTTAGAGGACAAGTTCATATAGATAGGTTGTTCCCATGGCTTCTCAGGGACCCTCTGAGACCCCTTCAACCAGAGGATAGTACCGACCAAGATGAGCAAGATGGGCACCTTCACAAATACCAGGAGCACGTAGTGAGTCCTGGGGAAGGGGACACAGTGGTCAGagccctgggcctcccaaggccACATCACTCCCCTACCCTGCTCCTGTGAGCCACCAGCCAAAGCCTGTGACCCTGGGCCAGGCAGCCCCATTCTAAAGATCCCCATAAATCTCCTCCTTAGTTCAATCTCAAGAGCTCTTCTGACAGTCACCTTGGCTGGTTCTGCGCAGGGCAAATGTCACCTTTCTAATGTCACCTTCTGAGACCCTTTTTGCCCAAAGTACATCTCAGCTCAACAGAAGCACCAGAGGTCACCAAATACAGGTTATTTTTCCTGCCTCTGTTTCTGCTAATGCCAGCTCCAGGTTGGTAAATCACCCCTCCTGGTCTGTGTCCATTGATGTCTTGCACCATGGAGGGTGGTTTCTTATCTCCCGCTGGCACCCATGAGGCCACCAATGCAAGGTTGACCGATTGACTGGGTGGATGATGCTCACTGAGAAGGGCTCTGCAGAGCAGCTTTCTGGAGAGCAAGAGTAGGGAAATGGTGGGAGATGGAGGGTGGGCCTGGGGCTTTGACTCCGGCTAGAGCAGCTGCTGGCATTTGGTAACAGGCAGAAGGAGTTCCCAGGCTTGGCTTCCCCTTAGGAGGGACTCCAGGTAGGGGTAGGAGAAAGAACCGCATGACTCACCTCTTGTGGGAGCTGATGAACACCCCCATATTCCTGTTGGTAGTCAATTTGGAAGATGAGCTTGCTGGTGTGGAAGCTGCTCCCACTAGACACAGGCAAAGTCAGCCGCGGGTTATTGGCACAGTTGGGAGCTCATGCAGGGCTCACAAAGTCACCCGACCCTGCCAGCCCTCACCAGAAGACCCTTTGCCCTGGAGTAGGAGGATTTTCCTCTCCTGCTACAGCCCCTCGAGCTTCTACTGAGTCACCTCAATCTCAACacagagacttttttttcccatcaTTTTCAGGTGtggcaagaaaaattaaaaattaaataggagTAAGCACTGTAATGTGTTCTTGGAGAGAGACTTTTTCATACTCTCTTTCCACCTATCCTATAAGTGGGACTACTGGATGCGGAAACAAATCTCAGTTCTTTTCCATGGAGTGGTGCCTGAGCAGGGCTTAAGGAGAGAAGATTCTGGAGATGGGCTGTTTAGAAATTGGGGTAGtccagaaaagagaaagggggcTCCAGAAGGCTCACGAAGAAAAGGGCACACTCCAGTTAAATGGTGAACAGTGACTGTGAGGAAGGGAACATTCTTAGGAGAAACTATGTAAGCAATTTGTTGGGGACAGTTCAGTCAGGGACCCCTGAGGCCAGCCTAGCACTGAGTATCCATGACCCACCAGTGATCTTTTATTTCCGTCCTCAGCCCCAGCAAATTCTTCCCAAAAGTCccaggctggccaggcacagcggttcacacctgtaatcccagcactttgaaagaccaagacaggcagatcacttgagcccaggagttcgaaaccagcctgggcaacatggtgaaaccccatctccacaaaaaatagaaaatgaacaaggCATGgtcatgtgcacctgtagtcccagctactcaggaagctgaagtagaAGGATCCACTGagcccaggtggtggaggctgcagtgagtcaaggtcgccccactgcacttcagcctgggctacagagtgagaccctgtctcaaaacaaaacacaaacaacaacaacaaaacagcccAGGCTATGGCCATGCTAGGTAGGCTCCCGTCTGAGCTGCAGGTAATTCCGGTCACAGCAGTTGCTGTGAAGCCCCTGATCGTCTTACAGGCTGATGCCCCTGTAAGTCCCTAACCTGAGACTCCTGAATGTCTCTCTCCCTCAAGCTCCACACTGGCCATGGTTTTTGGTCTCTCTGTACTGCCTGCCTGTCTTGCTCGATCCCCTCTCTGCCCCAACTAGATCTTCTGGGCTTCCCCTACTTGGCAGTCCTGAGGAAGTCTTGCTTGACTCTTCCTGGACTCCTCTTTACCCAGATGTAGCCACTGTGTCCATGCGCCTCTTTGGTACCAATCCCGACAGTACACAGGATTGTGTATTTGCACATCACCACCAAATGGACCCAAGTGGACACTGAGCTGACAAAGGACTGAGCAAGGGTGTGTGGGTGGAAGTGGGTGTGGAGGGCTGTTTCCCAGACTCCAACAACAGCAGGAAGACCCCAGATTCTGTGAGTGGAGTCCAAGGCACGGAGGAGATaccagggcagccagagagatccCTGACGTTGCCCATGATTGAAGCCATCCTTTCGCTTTAAAGAGTCCACTGTCATTCACGCATCTCCATGAGATTCCTTACCCCATGCTCATCTTACGCAGCCAGATAAAGTAGCAGAGTAGTGGCTTGGGACCCAGAGAGGAGGGCATTGTAAGATGCCCAGGGCCACTCTGGGTTGGCGCAGTTCGTAGGACTCAAACTAGGACCTTCTGGGCTGCTCTAGGTCCTCCACCTCCCATGTCGTAAGCAGGGCTGGGCCACTAGTCACCAAAGCTGAGGTCCAcattcccactcccaccccaaaCCCTTCCAGCCCTGCCACATGACACCTGGATTTCTTGGGGAGACCTCAAGGACTGAGACAGCAGAGTGATGCTGGCTGCCACTCTCCCTTCATTTCTCTCACCTCCCTCCCAGTCCTTCCATCTgtcatctgtctgtctatctgtctctctcttagGCTCCTAGGTAAGAGGACTGACTTTTCCAGTCCTGAGCTTCAGGGCCTCCTCATGTAGATGAGAAAGTTCTTACCTGGGTCAATGATCACTTTCACTTGAGTCCCAAGGTCAGTTCCTAGTCTCTTAATCCCACACCAGTAAATGTCTGTGTCATTTTGCCTGAGCTCCTCCATGGTCACAGTGAACACGTGGTCTCTCTGATTGTCCTTGATGAGCACACGGTCCCTCTTCTCTTCTTGCTCTGACCCTCTGGTTTGAACGAGGATAGTGCATGAATCCCAGTGCACCCCTCGACACCACCACTTGACGTATGTCTCCCATCTTTGCTGATAGTGGCACTGCACGGTCACGGACCCCTGCTCTGGGGCTCTCACAGACTCTTGGCTATAGATGGAGaaacagcctggaaaacagaatcCAAAGATACAGCTCCTGTTGCCTGAGCCAGTTTGATGTTCATGGACTGAATGAGAGTTCCAGATGTGTCTTTAGCTCACCCAATTCctcatccccacctccccctcagtCCAGCCCAACCAGCTTCTAGACCTGCTTAGCATGTGACACTATGGTCTCCTACAACCTTCTTTCCTTGTCctttcaatgctattctcatagGAGCCAAATATTTAACAACCAGCCCTCTGGGGGAAAAAATATCTCATattcaggctgagtgcagtggctcacacctgtaatcccacactttgggaggccaagggaggcagatgacctgagatcaggagttcaagaccagcgtggccaacatggtgaaactccgtctctactaaaaatacaaaaattagctgggcatggtggcagctacgtgggaggctgaggcacaaaaatcacttgaatcattgaggttgcaatgagctgagatctcaggactgcactccagcctgggcaacagattgagacgcttgtctcgaaaaaaaagaaacaaacaaacaaaactctggTTTTAATATTTGCCAAATTCTGTAGTGTAAATATTCCCACGGTGGCAGATGTCAGGTTATCCATGTGATGTCCCTGGACACAGAGCTGGGAAAAGGTGTCCCAAACCAGGCCCTGTGAgccagtgtgagccacctccaGCACTCTGCAGGGTTCCCAGGGTTCCCTCTCCAGCCTTCATCTTGTCTCACCTTACAAGCCTCCATAGAGGGAGTCTCTCCATTTCCATGGCTTTAATGATGACTTGTTTCCTGATGACTCCCAAATCCAAATTTGTAGCTCAGACTCCCCTTAGCTAGCCCACCACTTATAAAGACGCACTGGagatctccaccccaaattcctTCATTGCAGAACTGAATGCACTTCCTctctgttggaaacagatgcccggtgccacaaagaaaaatcagcacggagacaaaggatctttccgcgagcaatttttacttcctggactgcaggaagggtactcttgcttgccatcttgccacgagagtataatgaacaaaggaaaagcagacattttATCCCTTatacatttggggttgtccttactgctgtgtctgatctccattggctggagccagacctcacaatctaaactaaaacccgattggctaaaaacttaaaacttttctaaacaggtaaaagcagtggagagctgggacatgcctgtgaacaTGTCCAGCACAGATGTCTTggtaaagtacaaggacatagaatgtactacgtgtatgtaagcatgtctaacagctacattgTATAGGGCTTAACACAGAGTTACTAGCAAATTTAtcctttaacaagaaaggaaattttaaagaggaacttttctacttcccatatTCTCCCACCCTGAACTTTCTTCTAGTGGGGGATTGGATGTGAAAAGACTAGCAAAGCCCTGATGCGAGCCAAACAGGTTAGAGGTGAGCCTATCAAAGGCTGCCCCTGCCTCCGC
Encoded here:
- the CD300LB gene encoding LOW QUALITY PROTEIN: CMRF35-like molecule 7 (The sequence of the model RefSeq protein was modified relative to this genomic sequence to represent the inferred CDS: inserted 2 bases in 1 codon; substituted 1 base at 1 genomic stop codon) is translated as MHTRCKPGPRQSFQSAAGICVCHXCRXQVMRSREGRAMWLSPALLLLSLSGCFSIYSQESVRAPEQGSVTVQCHYQQRWETYVKWWCRGVHWDSCTILVQTRGSEQEEKRDRVLIKDNQRDHVFTVTMEELRQNDTDIYWCGIKRLGTDLGTQVKVIIDPVGAASTPASSSSKLTTNRNMGVFISSHKRTHYVLLVFVKVPILLILVGTILWLKGSQRVPEKPWEQPIYMNLSSKHLNKDMAA